The following are encoded in a window of Mycobacteroides chelonae CCUG 47445 genomic DNA:
- a CDS encoding aminotransferase class I/II-fold pyridoxal phosphate-dependent enzyme — MGREGPVTVSPLRLALNENPYRPLPSVRDALRHDIAEVNRYPEFLPVVLPRLIAERVGMTPEEVVVGVGATGVALQVLQALCQPGDSLVFAHPTFDGYPILADIAGLIQVPIPLADNGITDLDELLGAAYDADAAAVVLCRPHNPTGTLIPADQVYEFVREAPPTSVVILDEAYIEFVDPDEHLDVPRVLAIHPNLVVLRTFSKAYGLAGLRIGYGLAAPAVCGVIRRYQLPFGMNRAAAVAVAASYAAEDELRLRVDAIVYERDRLRERLAQMGAHIPDSHANFVYLPARGDGERWMSILGTDDVVAKEYPDGGVRLTVGDPREMAIVARRLLEVDEIGESAEPQLSRPAS, encoded by the coding sequence GTGGGGAGGGAGGGGCCTGTGACAGTTAGTCCACTCCGCTTGGCATTGAACGAGAATCCCTATCGTCCACTGCCATCGGTGCGGGATGCGCTCAGGCATGACATCGCGGAGGTGAATAGGTACCCCGAGTTCCTGCCCGTGGTGCTTCCGCGATTGATCGCCGAACGAGTGGGCATGACACCGGAGGAAGTGGTGGTGGGCGTCGGCGCCACCGGCGTCGCGCTGCAGGTGCTACAGGCGCTATGTCAGCCGGGTGATTCGCTGGTCTTTGCGCACCCGACATTTGACGGCTATCCGATACTGGCCGATATCGCCGGGCTGATCCAGGTCCCGATTCCGCTGGCAGATAACGGGATTACAGATCTGGATGAGCTACTGGGTGCGGCGTACGACGCCGATGCCGCCGCCGTGGTGCTGTGCCGGCCCCATAACCCGACCGGAACACTGATACCCGCGGACCAGGTCTATGAGTTCGTCCGCGAGGCGCCGCCGACCAGTGTCGTGATTCTCGACGAGGCCTACATCGAATTCGTGGATCCCGATGAACATCTGGACGTTCCGCGTGTTCTTGCGATACACCCGAACCTGGTTGTGCTGCGCACCTTCTCGAAGGCATACGGGTTGGCGGGGCTGCGGATCGGCTATGGGTTGGCCGCTCCCGCCGTCTGTGGAGTCATTCGTAGGTACCAGCTCCCATTCGGCATGAACCGTGCGGCAGCAGTGGCGGTGGCCGCCTCGTATGCGGCCGAAGACGAGCTGCGTCTCCGGGTCGATGCCATTGTCTACGAGCGTGATCGGCTCAGGGAACGGCTCGCCCAGATGGGTGCTCATATCCCGGATTCCCATGCCAACTTTGTGTATCTGCCGGCCCGCGGCGACGGCGAGCGCTGGATGTCCATCCTGGGAACCGATGACGTTGTCGCAAAGGAATACCCCGATGGCGGTGTCCGGCTCACGGTCGGCGACCCACGAGAGATGGCGATCGTCGCGCGGCGGCTGCTGGAGGTCGACGAGATCGGCGAAAGCGCTGAGCCACAGCTGAGTAGACCGGCGTCATAG
- a CDS encoding class I SAM-dependent methyltransferase — translation MSHPEKIHVDLSGAPQTMLATFYAKALDADLPKPILGDRLARDIADRIDYDWSKTTITAGRSPAVTTRSAHFDGWARAFLSRHAEAIVLHLGCGLDGRFFRLNPGTGVQWYDIDYPDVAALRNQLYPTRDNYHVVSASVTDPAWLADIRGDRPVLAIGEGLSMYLTQADGIALFRRIVDHFPYGELQFDAFNRFGIKTQWSNAVVRRSGATLHWGIDGPEDIIREIPKLQLLEWESPFDSETFQQTRTAYRLLAKAMSLSPTLRYMAQYHRYAF, via the coding sequence ATGAGCCACCCCGAGAAGATCCATGTCGACCTCAGCGGAGCGCCGCAGACCATGCTGGCGACGTTCTACGCCAAGGCATTGGACGCCGATCTGCCGAAGCCGATCCTCGGCGACCGGCTGGCCCGTGACATCGCCGACCGCATCGACTACGACTGGTCCAAGACGACCATCACCGCGGGTAGGTCACCGGCCGTCACCACCCGTTCCGCACATTTCGACGGCTGGGCGCGCGCCTTTCTTTCCAGGCATGCCGAGGCCATCGTGCTGCATCTGGGCTGCGGTCTCGACGGCCGGTTCTTCCGGCTGAACCCCGGTACGGGAGTCCAGTGGTACGACATCGATTACCCCGACGTGGCCGCGCTGCGCAACCAGCTCTATCCGACACGCGATAACTATCACGTCGTGTCCGCATCGGTGACCGACCCGGCATGGCTTGCGGACATTCGGGGCGACCGGCCGGTGCTCGCGATCGGAGAGGGTCTCAGCATGTATCTCACGCAGGCCGACGGCATCGCCCTGTTTCGCCGGATTGTTGATCACTTCCCCTACGGGGAACTGCAATTCGATGCGTTCAACAGGTTCGGCATCAAGACGCAATGGTCGAACGCGGTGGTACGACGCTCGGGGGCGACCCTGCATTGGGGTATCGACGGTCCCGAAGACATCATCCGCGAGATCCCCAAGCTGCAGCTCCTCGAGTGGGAGTCACCCTTCGATTCGGAGACCTTCCAACAGACCAGGACCGCGTATCGGCTTCTTGCCAAGGCGATGTCGCTATCGCCGACGCTGCGGTACATGGCGCAGTATCACCGCTACGCATTCTGA